The DNA segment ATGATTGACTTAAAGGAATTATTAATAAACTCAAATTACAAAAAAGAAATTGAGGAATTAATAAATATTTCTAATTTATCTTTAAAACATTGGGTAACGTATTGGACAGGGTTTAATTCAACATTTGTATGTGAAGAGATTTTGAAAGAATTTGAAAATTTAAATGATTTTAAATTTTTTGTTTTTGGAGGATATCCCTCAGCCCAAAAATCCAAGATTGCATGTTTCAGAGAAGATAATGTCCCAGATGAAAATGAACTAATAAAAAATTTTCCCGCAAAAGGTATTCTAATGAAAGGCAATTTTTTATTTGATAATGCAACTCAGGATGATTTCAGATCTTTACTAAGGGATAACGGTCTAATTGAAGAGAGAATTGGTGATATTTGGACTACAGGAGACAGAGGAGCTCAAGGAATAATCGATGATTCAAAAATTGAAGACTTAAATGAAAAAGTTTTCTTCCTAAGAGATGTAAAAGTAAAAATACAAATAGTTGATTTAGATTCATTACAAATACCGGTTGGAAGATCACAAAAACTAATTAATACCGTAGAGGCTTCAACAAGATTAGATGCAATAGCTTCAGCAGGTTTTAGGATCTCTCGGACCAAAATATTAGAAAGAATAGAAACTGGAATGCTTAAATTAAATGGTAAGACTGTTAAGAAAGGTACTATTAGTTTAAAGGTTGGAGACAAAGTTCAGCTTGATAACAAGGGGTTTGTTGAAATTCTAGATTTGGAAATGACAAAAAGAGAAAGATGGAAAATTAAGTTAATTAGAAAATGAATACTCAAGCTGCTATTTTCATATAGGGAGCTCAAATATTTGACTTTTGCTAAAAGGGCGATTAGCTCAGCGGTAGAGCATTACCTCGACAAGGTAGTGGTCACTGGTTCGAATCCAGTATCGCCCATTAAACTATTTATGAACTAAAGATAATCCACAAATAATGCTTTCGTTTTTT comes from the Prochlorococcus marinus str. MIT 9515 genome and includes:
- a CDS encoding photosystem II S4 domain protein, which gives rise to MIDLKELLINSNYKKEIEELINISNLSLKHWVTYWTGFNSTFVCEEILKEFENLNDFKFFVFGGYPSAQKSKIACFREDNVPDENELIKNFPAKGILMKGNFLFDNATQDDFRSLLRDNGLIEERIGDIWTTGDRGAQGIIDDSKIEDLNEKVFFLRDVKVKIQIVDLDSLQIPVGRSQKLINTVEASTRLDAIASAGFRISRTKILERIETGMLKLNGKTVKKGTISLKVGDKVQLDNKGFVEILDLEMTKRERWKIKLIRK